In the Salvia splendens isolate huo1 chromosome 16, SspV2, whole genome shotgun sequence genome, GTAAATGAGTTCAATTCCAGCaaaaataaaacttaattaGTTTAGAGTTATAACAATTATCGAAAATCACAATAAGCTAAACGAAAACAAACTGTACGGGTGATCTTAATGGTCATCTTTTGTGGGTAAAAATCCAcgaaatgataattttgaaacaaaatcGATACAATATAATCGAATAAATAGGAAAAACTAGATCACAACAGATTATTAATCTATTTCACGTAAGCAAAAAACTAACCTTAAGGAACAGAGACGAGATCTCGCGAATCGCGAAACCGTGTATAAAACTAAATATTTGATAATACTCCACGAAAACTGTATGAAGAACAGAAGATCAAGTTATGAGAAGTATGCTTACCTGCGAATAATTGGATGAATTTCTATCAAATTAGAGATATGATTACTCGGAATCGCTGAGAATCTGACTGCAGCAATCGAAAAACAAATTCAGTTAATCGTATGAGATTGGATTAGATTACTCAGAATTTTGTTCTTCTCCAATCTCCGCTATAAAATTTTACAATAAGGGAAAACCTGACTTTCTGACGAATTCCCCCAAACGAAGAAGactaaaagaaaattattttcttgggattttttattattaattttacaatattaatataatatttagatATTGTATAATTGGAGTTTGGTTAAACTTAGGAAGGATACAGTTTAATAGAGTATTATTATacgattttattttatttttggacaTTATATACGTGATTATAATGGAAAAAATCATTCTGGTCTCACTGCAGTAGAATGATTATGTGTTAACCTTAATGAAGCAACGATTGTTTGTACTCTAATTAATCATCTTTCCTTCGTTTGCTTTATCGAAATATATGGAAATtctttacaaaataaaatgtaCAACTAAACTTTTTTGTATCATTTCACAAAACTCTCAATTATCTTACTATCaaacctttttttatttaataaaagaaaattaatactcctattataCGGAGTACATAATTTTTCAGCTAATTTATAAATTGCACATAAATATAACTAAACAAGAACAAAATGATGTATTTTAAGATTTAATCTCTGTTCTAATGCAATTAActaaaatttgatgattttaatttcatcataaactcGCAATAAATTTCTATTTAATCTATTTACGTCCATATCCTAAAGAAAATGACGATCTTCCTAAGTAAATGACATGTCAAGTCTTTAGGTACGGATATaattatggagtattaaataattatatttgaattattttagttTTGTAGCGTTTCAATAAATCATCACTGTGGgtataattatttattctgAAATCTGAATGAATAACGAAATATTAGTCTGTTACACTTTGGAGGGGTAAAAGAATAGTTTTCCATGATTATTTTGGAAAAGCAAAAAAAAGTAATATCAAAATAAACATATATAGcgatccctatatatatagtaatatcaaaataaacatatatatatatatataaacaatacTAGTACATATTTATCATTATCATATGTACATGATTTTAAAAAagcaaaagaataaaaaaaaactcttagAGCAAAATTCTAATAACACCAACTGCCACCTCAGCTAAGTCATGAACCTCCTTATTCACGGCGCTAAgcggcgtcgccgccgccgtATTCCCGAAGCTGCCCTCGCAAATCTCGGCCTCCCACGCGGCGTCGCTCATCCCGAACTCGGCGAATTTCGGCACGCCTTTCGTCAGCGCCGCCACCGCTTCGGGAACGTCGGCGGCGATCACCGCCTTGTACGAGATCCAGCACTGGTCCAGCGCCTTCCTCATCTCCGGATCGCGGCGCCGCCTCAGCTCCTCGACGGCCGACATAGCCGCCTCCGCCTTGGACTTGACGGCGTCGACCAGAATCAGCCCGAGCCCTGCCACGTCGGCGGTGGCGCTGAGCGGGAAATCGCGGAGCGTGGCGACGCAGAGGTCGTAATTTGGGGTGTTTGAGCATACGGTTTCGATTAGGGTTTGCTCCTTGAGCTGTGTTATCTCATGCATTTGTAGAAGTGTGAGTATAATAAATGGAATCTTCATCCTCTCTCTATATCTCTTTGTATATAATGTAGAGTTTAAGAAAATGAGATGGTTATGATTTGTGAGTGGTATTATATATTGaggaatatgagcatgattaAGGGTTAATTGGtctagtaattaattttttatacaacGGAAAATTCATACTacagtactactatatattgtatttgtataacTCATTACTGAATCGGCTTATCAAAGTATTTTGCTATAGTGAAAATACAAAAGGTAGTTATAAAGAACcgaaaaatagtactagtaggTGGCGTTCgattgccatgactaatatcatgagattATCCAtataggattaagttgtgggattattttagtttgaGGGGgagactatgactaattatcatgagactattcatctaggattaagttgaagggttcaatcttatgaaccaaacatgatacatatttaatcatgagatttaatcttgccaaccgaacaccttGTATTCATTAGTTTTCAGTATCCACGTACAAATTACTAATTCAAACTATTTTTTACCACGATTATGTGTTCTCGACTCACGGTTTACTAATTCGTaaaccgacggttccggtttcgagaaatgtggaaccggaaccgaaccgtgaggctatttcacggttccgattTCGGtttgaaaaccggcggttccggttccgaacctcCGGTTTCCAGTGGTTTTTCGTGGTTCCGGCTAGATTTCACGATTTTCCGACgatttttcacggttccggtttggaaccgtccagaaccggcggttccggcacgATTTCTGTTCGTAaaatttggaaccggaaccggcccacgattcaaaatatggcggttccggttcaagaaaaaagtcacggtttcggttcggaaccggaaccggcggttacggttccgcgATTAACCGCCGGAACCAAAAACCTTGGACATCTCTATCATAATCTACTAATTTATTCATTCACAACACAAGCTACCTAATAAAATGAGATGTATTCTCGACTCACGGTACGTTCTACCTAGCGACTAGCGTACACTATTTTGTGTGACGGGacactattaaaatattcaatctaGCGTACACTATTTTGTGCGCTCAAGGGATATTTTGCTCTTAAATGTATTCAAATTAACCTTGCTTCGCAATTAAGAAGCTTTGTGGTAGTGGATTGTAGGCAAAAAAATCGATCGGGAGAGGATCCCCGGCCGTGGAGGAATCACAGCAGGGCTCTGCTGCCCCTCACAttccaatttttttaataataacaaataatattaaaaaaaaattaataaaaaatttgaatgtGAGGAGCAGCAGGACCCTGCTGTGATTCGTCCGCAGCAGGGGATCCTCTCCCAAAATCGATTCGCCTCGCGACTAATTAAAAACCTTTACAACTACTcgtactataaataaattataagcaAAATTAGGTAGTGATcccaaataattaaagtggCTTTACGTTTTTATGCTTATCTTATTGCAGGGAATGCTTGAGCTAGTAATCCGAAACTAAACATTGGATAACTTGATTCACTTCTCAAGTCTGTGTTCGTATGATGTGAATTAATTACTAAAGCTTGTTTTGAGAGATCTAGTAAAGATGAAGCCTTGTGATATTTTCAAATTCATGATAATCATCCATTACTCTACACTTGATGTGACATTAGAGATGTGATTAGCAGTTGAGTATATTATAACTTATCTCTTCATATCACACTTGATGAGAAACTAAAGAAATTTATTACTATAGGACAAACTTAGCTACATATTTTTCTTCATGCGTAAAATAATTATTGGGTATTCTAGGTGCGAGATAACTTTGTTTTaccaaataaatttaataaactaTCTTCTTAATTAATTGTTCTCAACCCCAATTACTCAAAGATTAAAGTAATAAATTAGCTTTGGACGATACCAAAGAAAAGAATATAATGATATAATGAATCATGAATATGCTTTATCTTTGTGCGGCCTATCTTTTGCAGTTTAATGTCACTTTTGTATTGGACTATAAAACAAATATCTTCTGTaaagtattaaataaattaaagtctAGGAAATGGACGGACGATTTTTCATTTCAAATCAACGGACGCAGCCTTATTTCAATTACTTTAACTCTTATGCTCTAATCACTACTAATGGGAATTGGCACATAGTTTTCAAATATTGTGGGCACTTTATATGGCTTTCTTGTATGAGATCTTGaatatgtatttcattataATCATCATACTTTAAATCTTGGTTGAATATCCAAAACATCCACCAATTAACATATTAGTGAACGAACGACTATGTCCCTACCCTCAACTTCACATGATAAGTAGTACTTACTATATGTTACTCCTACTATGATTATAAGTACTACTATATGTTACTACTAGTTTCCATTCTcacaacaagatattttctactATAGTAACCGAGATATGTAATGCGATAATCCCAAATCATAAGTGCATATGAATTCATTAGAATCTTTGTGAAAATGGGTATAACCTTCCAATCGATTAGTTACAACCAATTAGAATCCATCTAAACGATGAgttcattttattttcaatttgttCGCTCAACCAATAGAAAATCAACATTTAGTATCTACATTTTTTTAACTctcaattattttaatattcttAGGCCCATAACTTAACATTAGTAAATCTTCAATTGGGCTGACTATATAACCATACAAATTTAAGTGAACATGTATTGGCTGgccaaatatattaaaaaattccatcaaatactaatatattttcatatttatttccttGGATGATAGAATAAAAGTATACAAAACACGATTAAAGCGAAATTTCatgtatttcatttcatttcacacaTGAGAAAAACTTCAGCAAAATTGGACAGGTCCAACTTCACAAATTAGAGTTACAGTTCCGCTTATTCCATCcggaaattaataaataaaaaatatgcaaatctTAACCCCTTAACCATTTAAATCTCTTTTGCTGACAAGGATTGGTCTGAATCTTAAACTCTTGCCCAATAGGGAAATTTAAATTGGAAAGCTCCAACTTTACAAACTGATCACATCCTTGTGTGCTATTCTTCCTCAATCCAAGAATGGTGGCACTACCAACTATCCAATTTTGACACAAAGCAAAATCCCCATTCAAAACCTTTGATTCAACAATCACTTCATTCCCCACCACCATCATCCAAGAACACTTGCCCAGAGCTATTCCCTCTCTCTCCAATCACAACCAGCAAATGGAACGCCGTCGCCCTCGCCGCTTTTGTCGTCATTGTTAGTAATTCTTGTATTCACCTAATGAGCGCAGCGTAAACtgcatacaagaataacagatctagatttataatcatattgcaagttgaacatataaaacacaacggaactaaatcttacttgttgtgttgttttcttctacgattgaatcatgcaagttgaatccactactatcgaggtccacgtgcaatccaatccgatgcaggaactatcccggtacaattgctccgtagaagaatgctaggaattctctctacaaaaCTTTATGTAGTTCTCTATACTGTTATTCTATTTCTCTTCCCCAAGAATAAATAATCATTATATAGATGAAGAGTCACTAGGGCTTGGACTTATGGACTAATATATAATtacttaatccatattaatctaattataACTCATTTCCTTTCGGTCATAGCCTCGCCCTGCATTGCTATGATGCTCCTGCCGCTAACGTGCACGTTGATCGATTCAGAATTCTCCGGCGGCCGGGTTGAGGAAGTCGGGGAAGTAAGTCTTCTTCCCCGGCCAGACCTGGCTTTCGTACGGAACGCCGTTGCGCTTGATGTAAATATCGGCTTTTAATCCTCTCTGGTAAGTCTCATACGATTCATCGATGCCAATTCCTGCAGATTTGGGTGAAATTTCAGCTCATATTCATCGATTCTAAAGAATAATTCGTTCAATTGAACTAATTTTTACCTAGATTGACAATGACGATGTATTTCTGGCTATTTTTGTGAAGCTCGTCGACGAAATTCTTCATCAAATCGGCGAGAAATTGACTGGATCCAGAGTGAAATCTTTGTATTTATGTCTGTCCACATCGGTTCCAATGGAATGCTTGCGTTTTTACAGCCGGCGACGACGCCTTCGACATCATGAACATCTTTGTATCCATATCTGCATTGGTGAAACCCTAGAAACGGAGTTCATGATCAATTCACAAAATTAGCCCCAATTTTTCAGTAATTCATCAAATTGAGCTGAAATTATGATTTTATTGAGTGCGAATTACCGAAGGACCAGTAAGGCATCGGAGCGGGGCGGCCGATGAGCTCGGTGTACTGCTCCATCACGAGCTCCGGCGTCGGACCGGCGAAGAAGTACAGATCGAGAATTCCTCCGATCACCTTGTAGGTGATTCGGTCGCCGGAGTAGACGACATCCATGCCGTTACTGTTGAGCAGTAAGACGCCGAGAGTGGTTCCGTTAGGCCTGACGTCCATGTAGAAAGGGTGGGCTCCGTACAAGTTCACGTCGGTGTTCACGCTGCCAATATCGGCGTTCCAGAGTATGAGCATCTGGTCGGGCTGGAGCTTGAAGGAGCCCTTCGTGTGCTCTCCGATGCTGTAGAGGTTCAAGCCGTTTTGTGGTGGGAGCGACGACAGACACTGCAATGTTGCTAATTCCAAGGTTGAAGTTTGTCACAAGATTGGAGGAGTAGGTGGTGATCATCATCACCATGTTGTTGGTGGAGTGGAAGAGATGGGAGGCGAGGTGGCAAGTGAAAGCATGTGAAGATTGTATATGCATTCACCGCAACTCATATAGTAGTACTTACTAGTTGATGTTGATATAGGAGTGATGCACCCATCACATATCAATTCTGATCTCTCTCCATAATTctcctcgtcttcttcttcttggtttCGATGATCTGATGAGAGTAAAGTGAGTTGATGTTCATATTTCGCCTTCACCAACTCATCGTCGTCGTTAGGTATGTTGATGGGTGGTATCAATGTTGTTTCTCCTCTTCCTCTTATCACAAAAGGTGTGATGAGTTCCTCTACCACCTCATTTGTTGGAAGAAGGATCTTGTCTTTCTCAATAACTCTGGTGGATATAAAAACACATGACAATAAATAAGGATAATCTAACAAGTAATGACATGATATAGAGATGAATCATACTCAGTGTCGAAGGCACACTTGATTGTTggttacaaacctatcccacGTCGGATGAGTGAggaaagttggaaggtgtatataattcatgttcaaccccaattagttgatgcattttgggagtgacccaaaaacaaatccgtgcgggcttaacccaaagcggacaatatcaaactaatgttgcagtcgacgatcctaacaagtggtatcagagcccaagTGGCTAttggttgtgcctggatgagccccggttagggtcggccCTGAAgaactcgggttagagtcgggcacaggatgacccaggggccagggttgGAACAACCCATGTTTGTGTCGATTGCATTTCTGATGTGGTCTCGgtgccctgaaggactcgggttagagtcgggcccaggatgacccagggccCAGGGTTGGAACAACCCATgtttgtgtcgactgcgtttccaatgtggtctcggtttgaggggaggtttgttgggttacaaacctattccacatcggatgagtgagggaagttggaaggtgtatataatgcgtttccgatgtggtctcggcttgaggggaggtttgttgggttacaaacctatcccacattggatgagtgagggaagttgaaaggtgtatataattcatgtccaaccccaattagtttgatgtcttttgggagtgacccaaaaacaaatccgtgcgggcttgacccaaagcggacaatatcaaactaatgttgcagccgacgatcctaacaagtggtatcagagcccatgtggctatgggttgtgcctggatgagccccggttagggtcgggccctgaaggactcggatTAGAGTCGGGctcaggatgacccaggggccagggttggaacgacccatgtttgtgtcgactgcattcccgatgtggtctcggtttgaggagaggtttgttgggttacaaacctatcccacatcggatgagtaagggaagttggaaggtgtatataattcctgcccaactccaattagtttgaggccttttgggagtgacccaaaaacaaatctgtgcgggcttgacccaaagcggacaatatcaaactaatgttgccgTCGACGATCCTAAGTGGACGATATATCTGCAGAGCGTACAATGGTATATCCAATAGTTGGGTAAAAAAGATATGCTGCATACATCACATTTGTAGTTAAATATGATATATTCTGATGGGACatgaaaagagagagaaagagagtgatGATGGTCTTCCCTTTGGATAATCTGAGGCAAGGAAGCACATTTCTCATGGATCCAATATTGGCACATAAGAACTATCCTTGCGCCTGGTGGTGCCCGCAAGCATCGCACTTGAAAGAGCACCTTCTCCTACACAACTTCAAATTGTGGATGGGGTGACATGGATGACGTATGATGGAGCGCCATTGGTCATCATCACGGGTTGCTTCTGCTGCTGCATTGATCAGGTCACTGTCATGCGCGCATACTTAACTCTGGTTCGAGCCGTTGGATGAGTATGTGTCCAGGGTGGTGCAATGGATACCGTATCTCTGCACATTCTTCGTGTAATAGATTTGAATACTCACATCCATTGATGCTGCATCCATAAGCTTGCTCCCCGCTACCAAACCGCACTTCACAACCATAAATAATCTCCTCCGCGAGTTTCCACCAGAGTGAGTGGATGCTTGTGGCTCCAATGATCGACCATCTCTCTCTCAACCTCCTCCTCCATCTCTATCTTCTCACTCATTTTGCTAATTCCGGAAAACATTTACTGACAAACATATAGCACAAACATCAATAAAATCATTCAACATTAACAACAAAGCATTTCACTCAAAGACTCTTCTTCTGCCTTTCTCTGTTTCATGTAATTATCTTTTAGTGATGAGTCTAATTATATTCTCAATTATTATGTACACTGCTTTGAGGATCTATCTTTTTAAAAGCACAAACTGAATGGTTCAGCTTGTGTTTTAGTACATGTAACTGTTACATCTAAACACAATATGGAAAAAGAACGTAAAACAATCACTATGCCTTTCTCTTTATCTTTGAATTtggctttttcttttttaacatCTTTGtctttttgtttttcttatGGAATTGCATTGCTATCTTAGAATAGAAAAAGAATTAACTATACCATCGTTGAATgatgttttttttgtaatatttcTGTTTGTGGCATTTTGTTTTAGCAGGAATCTTTGgtgcaaaaaaaaagaaagttttggTAGCACTAATGaacaataaaatatacaaagGCTGATGACAGTCAACAGGCTCCTACTATTTCTGCTTCTCAAAGAATTTACAGAGTAACCaatcaaaaaatcaaaatgttGTTTAGAGTTACATAAGGTGGTGTAATCAGCCAGTAGTATTGTTGTATGAAATCTTGAGAATAACAGAGAGAGGAATATTAACCAAATGGCCTTGATTCCCAAACAACCCTATCCTCCCATAGCTTGCCACTGAACTGTTCATGGTGGCGCTAATGAACACACTCAACACCTGCTTCTCTCCACCGCCAATTGAGAAGTGCGCCGGCGTCACCTTCACCGAGGCTCCATAAGGCGCGCTCCACCCGACGCTGTACGTCTCGTTGCCACCGACATTGGTCACAACTCGCTGCACGGTCACGGACTGGTTCAGCTTCGATACCGTGATCGAGGGCAGGTTGAGGTCGGTGGCGTTCAAGGTCGGACCCCCGCAGCTCGCTCCCGTGTAGTTCAGGACTACAGGAGACGAGCCGTTGATTCCGCACAGGAACGAGATGTAATCATCATAGCCTGCGCAGTAACCCCACTTACGTTAGCTTCTAAGGGTAGTTTAGTAATTTAACGGGAGTAGAGCGAAAGAGGGGGGACGTACCCGAATCAAGAATGAGGCCGGGGTCCAACGCTCCGGTGGCATTGACAAATCCGCTCCCCATGTCGAAGGGAGTGGCCGGAGACTGGTTCGCGTCGGGGTTGGTGTAGGCTCGCTGGGCCATGATCGGCCCACCCTTTTGATCGTTGAGGGATGCCGTTGTCGAGAGGGCAGATCCGATCGCGGACGGAGAGAAAGAAGGGAACTTCTGCTTGATTAAGGCTGCAAGTCCAGCAATGTGAGGAGCTGCCATGCTTGTTCCAGACATCATTGCAAAGCTCTCACCTACACAAGTCAAGAAAACAGTGAGCTCGATGATGAAGCGCAACCTAATTGGTAAAATTACTATTGTCACGGGTAAATGAGGAACTATAATTGATCCTCTTATACAAAGTTATACCTCGAAACTCGACAGAGTCCAGGCCACGTGAGCTCCATGCGGACCATATGAAGTTCCCGGGTGCAACGACGTTTGGTTTTAGTATGTCGGCGTTATCAAGAGAATTGTCTTCTGGGTCTGGCCCCCTAGCAGAATAATACATAACCTTAGGAGCAGAGTGGCCGAAATTTGCTTTTATTCCACCAGAAACACTTGCTAGTCCCCCAAATTTAACTATTTTCTTCGAGCTGTCATCTCTCACCAAAGAAGAATTGTAATAATGTAGAAAGATCTGCATCAATGTATCAGCATATACGCGTTATGGAACAATCATTTTCATGCTAGGAAGTTGGAAGCAAGCATACTCACTTTTGAATCATCCGGTGATGGGATTATAATTCCGGGGATCCTCATTGGGACTGGGTTGAGCTGGAAGCCGATAACATATGGATCCATGTAGAACACGACGCCAGCTGCACTGAGGTTGTCTGCGGTCTCTAGGG is a window encoding:
- the LOC121770939 gene encoding cell wall / vacuolar inhibitor of fructosidase 1-like; this encodes MKIPFIILTLLQMHEITQLKEQTLIETVCSNTPNYDLCVATLRDFPLSATADVAGLGLILVDAVKSKAEAAMSAVEELRRRRDPEMRKALDQCWISYKAVIAADVPEAVAALTKGVPKFAEFGMSDAAWEAEICEGSFGNTAAATPLSAVNKEVHDLAEVAVGVIRILL